A window of the Phytoactinopolyspora mesophila genome harbors these coding sequences:
- a CDS encoding TetR/AcrR family transcriptional regulator, producing MAKVRTPPEAWIAQGLRMLAAGGPDAVRVETLAHALGVTKGGFYGHFADRAALLEEMLDTWERGVTDAMIEHVEGVAANQDARTKLRRLFEAVDAVDDEATLGVAVDLAIREWARRDAVIAERVGRVDNRQMAYLRSLFGEFCDDELEVEARCLMTMSMRVGDHLIRADYSDRRRAEVMDRVSRQLLA from the coding sequence ATGGCGAAGGTCCGGACTCCACCCGAGGCGTGGATCGCCCAGGGGCTGCGAATGCTCGCCGCGGGAGGCCCGGATGCGGTGCGGGTCGAGACACTGGCGCACGCGCTTGGGGTGACCAAGGGCGGTTTCTACGGGCATTTCGCCGACCGCGCGGCGTTGCTCGAGGAGATGCTCGACACCTGGGAGCGAGGGGTCACCGATGCGATGATCGAGCACGTGGAGGGGGTCGCGGCCAACCAGGACGCGCGAACCAAGCTGCGCCGGCTATTCGAGGCCGTGGACGCCGTCGACGACGAAGCAACACTCGGGGTGGCCGTGGATCTGGCCATTCGCGAGTGGGCGCGGCGCGATGCCGTGATCGCGGAGCGAGTTGGTCGTGTCGATAACCGGCAGATGGCATACCTGCGTTCCTTGTTCGGCGAGTTCTGTGATGACGAGCTGGAGGTAGAGGCTCGTTGCCTGATGACGATGTCGATGCGCGTCGGTGACCATTTGATCCGGGCCGACTACTCCGACCGGCGACGTGCCGAGGTGATGGACAGAGTGTCCCGCCAGTTGCTGGCGTAG
- a CDS encoding MFS transporter — protein MSVAHPPRSGERAGTREWLGLAVLFLPVLLLALDNTVLFLALPHLSADLEPTGPQMLWIMDIYGFMIAGFLITMGTLGDRIGRRRLLMIGAVTFGLASLAAAYSTSAEMLILTRALLGVTAATLMPSSLALISNMFTDRKQRALAIGVWMAAFSGGAILGPVVGGVLLEWFWWGSVFLLGVPVMVLLLALGPFLLPEYRNPDAGRVDFPSVLLSLAAILPFIYGFKELAKDGFAATPILLIAAGAVVGVVFGRRQLALDDPLLDLRLFVNRSFSAALGIMLIGMGTIGGVYLFVTQYLQLVEGLSPLQAGLRIAPAAMLEMIVAVLVPLLARRLPPPHIVATGLVVMAAGLLVLTQVDSAPGLGLLLSGMFVVFLGTAPLMVLSTDLVIATAPAERAGSAAALPEVSGEFGIAMGVASLGSLGTVVYSSGLSGNLPAAVPAEMAEMARESLAGATSVAGQLPAELGAEMLDAARKAFTDGLNTTSAVSAGLLVGLAILTMTLLRHVRPIGQTHDDQEPATGPHTEKEEA, from the coding sequence ATGTCCGTCGCCCACCCGCCCCGATCCGGCGAACGCGCCGGGACACGGGAGTGGCTCGGCCTGGCCGTTCTGTTCCTCCCGGTGCTGTTGCTGGCGCTGGACAACACGGTTCTTTTCCTCGCGCTGCCCCATCTCAGTGCCGACCTCGAGCCCACCGGCCCTCAAATGTTGTGGATCATGGACATTTATGGCTTCATGATCGCCGGCTTCCTCATCACGATGGGCACGCTCGGCGACCGGATCGGACGCCGCCGGCTGCTGATGATCGGCGCGGTAACCTTCGGCCTCGCCTCACTGGCTGCCGCGTATTCGACATCGGCCGAGATGCTGATCCTGACCCGGGCGCTGCTTGGTGTCACCGCCGCGACACTGATGCCGTCGAGCCTCGCACTGATCAGCAACATGTTCACCGACCGCAAGCAACGTGCGTTGGCCATCGGGGTCTGGATGGCCGCGTTCTCCGGAGGCGCCATCCTCGGCCCCGTGGTGGGCGGGGTCCTGCTCGAGTGGTTCTGGTGGGGCTCGGTCTTTCTGCTCGGCGTGCCGGTGATGGTTCTGCTGCTGGCGCTCGGGCCGTTCCTGCTACCGGAATACCGCAACCCCGACGCCGGACGGGTGGACTTCCCCAGTGTGCTGCTCTCGTTGGCAGCCATCCTGCCGTTCATCTACGGCTTCAAGGAACTGGCCAAAGACGGCTTCGCCGCGACGCCGATACTTCTGATCGCCGCCGGGGCCGTCGTCGGCGTTGTGTTCGGCCGCCGCCAGCTCGCCCTTGACGATCCGCTGCTGGATCTGCGCTTGTTCGTGAACCGGTCCTTCAGCGCTGCGCTCGGGATCATGCTGATCGGGATGGGAACCATCGGTGGGGTCTACTTGTTCGTCACCCAGTACCTGCAGCTGGTCGAAGGGCTGTCACCGCTGCAGGCTGGCCTGCGCATCGCGCCCGCGGCGATGCTCGAGATGATCGTCGCCGTGCTGGTTCCGTTGCTGGCGCGCAGGCTGCCACCACCACACATCGTCGCTACCGGGCTCGTCGTCATGGCGGCAGGTCTGCTGGTTCTCACGCAGGTCGACAGTGCGCCCGGGCTGGGCCTCTTGCTTTCGGGAATGTTCGTCGTCTTCCTCGGCACAGCTCCGCTGATGGTGCTGAGCACCGACCTGGTCATCGCGACCGCGCCTGCCGAGAGGGCCGGATCCGCGGCGGCCTTGCCCGAGGTGAGCGGCGAGTTCGGGATCGCCATGGGGGTCGCCAGCCTGGGCAGCCTCGGAACCGTCGTCTACAGCAGTGGACTATCCGGCAACCTGCCGGCCGCGGTGCCGGCAGAGATGGCCGAGATGGCGCGGGAGAGCCTCGCCGGAGCGACAAGCGTCGCCGGACAACTGCCGGCAGAGCTGGGAGCCGAGATGCTGGATGCTGCTCGCAAGGCGTTCACCGACGGATTGAACACCACCTCAGCCGTCAGCGCGGGGCTGCTCGTAGGGCTCGCCATCCTGACCATGACGCTGCTGCGCCATGTCCGTCCCATCGGTCAGACCCACGACGATCAAGAGCCGGCCACTGGCCCGCACACCGAGAAGGAGGAAGCGTGA
- the smpB gene encoding SsrA-binding protein SmpB, whose amino-acid sequence MARERGRTLVAQNRKARHDYHIDATYEAGMVLTGTEVKSLRAGKASLGDGYAEVRDGEVWLRNVHIPEYDLGTWTNHEPRRSRKLLLRRDEISRLIGKTKEKGFTLVPLSLYFKDGYAKVEIALARGKKTHDKRQAIAEREAKREAERAMSRARRR is encoded by the coding sequence ATGGCTCGCGAGCGCGGACGCACATTGGTGGCGCAGAACCGGAAGGCACGGCACGACTATCACATTGATGCCACGTACGAGGCCGGCATGGTCTTGACGGGCACCGAAGTGAAGTCGCTCCGGGCCGGCAAGGCGTCGCTCGGCGACGGCTACGCCGAGGTTCGTGACGGTGAGGTTTGGCTGCGCAACGTTCATATCCCGGAGTACGACCTCGGGACCTGGACCAATCACGAGCCGCGCCGGTCGCGAAAGCTACTTCTTCGGCGGGACGAGATCAGCCGGCTGATAGGCAAGACGAAGGAGAAGGGCTTCACCCTCGTACCACTGTCCCTGTATTTCAAGGACGGCTACGCCAAAGTCGAGATCGCGCTGGCTCGGGGTAAGAAGACACACGACAAACGGCAGGCCATCGCCGAGCGCGAGGCGAAGCGGGAAGCCGAGCGCGCCATGTCGCGGGCCCGCCGCCGCTAG
- a CDS encoding SDR family oxidoreductase — protein sequence MRVLVAGATGYIGTRLVPRLVADGHEVRCLARDPRKLRDLPWSADVEVVRGDVLDAQSLEHAMADVDQVFYLVHSLNSQRFADIDRQAAETVARSAHRAGVPRIVYLGGLHPPNESKLSAHLASRAEVADIFLRSPVPTVVLQAAVIIGSGSASFEMLRYLTERLPVSITPRWVHTRTQPIAVRDVLRYLLACVRFPSDLNRSFDIGGPEVMTYADMMRRYAKVAGLSSRLIVPVPLLTPGLSALWVNLVTPVPKSIAMPLIQSLVHEAICTEHDIAAYMSGEDGLTSYEQAVELALERIRDAEVESRWSTASSSDAPSDPLPTDPSWSGGSVLSDRRTLRAPVPPADLWRVVEGIGGENGWYSFPLAWSVRGWADRMIGGVGLRRGRRDPARLHLGDALDWWRVEEVDHGNLLRLRAEMKVPGRAWLEMRVTSDGDGSVYQQRAVFVPRGLAGQLYWWMLWPLHGVIFGGMARNIVRTAARSPGQRP from the coding sequence ATGCGCGTACTCGTTGCGGGGGCCACGGGGTACATCGGAACCAGATTGGTGCCTCGGCTGGTCGCCGATGGCCATGAAGTGCGTTGCCTGGCACGCGACCCGCGCAAGCTCCGTGACCTGCCTTGGTCAGCTGACGTCGAAGTGGTCAGGGGCGATGTGCTTGATGCCCAGAGCCTTGAACACGCCATGGCAGACGTGGACCAGGTCTTCTACCTAGTGCACTCGCTGAACTCGCAGCGGTTCGCCGATATCGATCGCCAGGCCGCTGAGACAGTCGCGCGAAGCGCACACCGGGCCGGTGTGCCGAGGATCGTCTACCTGGGCGGGCTACACCCACCGAACGAGTCTAAGCTCTCCGCGCACCTGGCTTCCCGGGCGGAAGTCGCGGACATATTCCTGCGTTCTCCGGTGCCAACAGTTGTGCTGCAGGCTGCTGTGATCATCGGTTCCGGTTCCGCCAGTTTCGAGATGTTGCGTTACCTGACCGAGCGGCTTCCCGTCAGCATCACACCGCGTTGGGTGCATACCCGCACACAGCCGATCGCAGTCCGTGACGTGCTGAGATATCTCCTTGCCTGCGTCCGGTTCCCGTCCGATCTCAACCGCAGTTTCGACATCGGCGGACCCGAGGTGATGACGTACGCGGACATGATGAGGCGATATGCCAAGGTGGCCGGGTTGAGCAGCCGGCTGATCGTGCCGGTCCCGCTGCTGACACCCGGACTGTCCGCGTTATGGGTCAATCTGGTCACACCGGTGCCGAAGTCGATCGCCATGCCGCTCATCCAGTCTCTGGTGCATGAAGCCATCTGCACCGAACACGACATCGCCGCATACATGTCCGGCGAGGACGGTCTCACCTCGTACGAGCAAGCGGTCGAACTGGCGCTGGAGCGCATCCGCGACGCCGAGGTCGAGAGCCGATGGTCCACGGCTTCGTCATCCGATGCTCCGTCGGACCCGCTCCCGACCGACCCCTCCTGGTCCGGGGGTTCAGTGCTCTCGGACCGGCGCACTCTGCGAGCGCCGGTGCCGCCCGCCGACCTGTGGCGGGTGGTCGAAGGGATCGGCGGGGAGAACGGCTGGTATTCGTTCCCGCTGGCATGGTCGGTCCGGGGTTGGGCGGACCGGATGATCGGCGGTGTCGGACTGCGCCGGGGCCGTCGTGATCCGGCGCGCCTGCATCTGGGCGACGCGCTCGACTGGTGGCGGGTCGAAGAGGTCGATCACGGCAATTTGCTCCGGCTCCGGGCGGAGATGAAGGTGCCAGGCCGGGCTTGGCTGGAGATGAGGGTGACGTCGGACGGCGACGGCTCGGTGTACCAGCAGCGTGCCGTCTTTGTCCCACGCGGTCTGGCCGGCCAGCTCTACTGGTGGATGCTCTGGCCGCTCCACGGGGTGATCTTCGGGGGGATGGCCAGGAACATCGTGCGCACGGCGGCTCGCTCGCCCGGCCAGCGGCCGTGA
- a CDS encoding acyl-CoA dehydrogenase family protein — protein sequence MTTTQPAAVHVDEQEARRVAEAARETEWRKPSFAKELYLGRFRLDLIHPHPTLSAEDTARAARFLEQMYTVCTTELDAAVIEREGRIPDESIKALARIGAFGMKIPEEYGGLGLTQVAYNEALRLATSAHPSLGALLSAHQSIGVPEPVKAFGTEEQKQEYLPRCARGAISAFLLTEPDVGSDPARLATTATPIEDGNAYELDGVKLWTTNGVVAELLVVMARAPEREGERGGITAFIVEADSPGITVENRNAFMGLRGIENGVTRFDRVRVPAQNRLGPEGGGLKIALTTLNTGRLAIPATCSAATKWCAKIAREWSAARVQWGKPVGRHAAVAHKISYITATAFAQEAILELSAHMADENRHDIRIEAALAKLWCSETAWKVADELVQIRGGRGYETADSLQARGERAVPAEQVLRDLRINRIFEGSTEIMHLLIAREAVDAHLQAAGDIIDPDVALAGKAKAAASATGFYAKWLPKLATGTGQLPNAYSEFGTLATHLRYIERASRKLARQTFYGMARWQGKLEKKQGFLARVVDIGAELFAMAAVCVRANIMRSNPEGLALSVAATGSDGPGNGGASPAETAEELADVFCRQARLRTEGLFRALWHNTDSADESLAKAVLQGQYTWFEAGVLDVSEGTGPWIADPDPIPKENVARRMLPSTRSPG from the coding sequence ATGACAACGACGCAACCCGCCGCGGTTCACGTCGATGAGCAAGAAGCACGCCGAGTCGCAGAGGCCGCACGTGAGACGGAGTGGCGCAAACCCTCGTTCGCGAAGGAGCTCTACCTGGGCCGGTTCCGGCTCGACCTCATACACCCCCACCCGACCCTGTCGGCCGAAGACACCGCCCGGGCTGCCCGCTTCCTCGAGCAGATGTACACCGTATGCACCACCGAGCTCGACGCTGCCGTCATCGAACGCGAGGGCCGGATCCCCGACGAGAGCATCAAGGCGCTGGCCCGCATCGGGGCGTTCGGGATGAAGATCCCGGAGGAGTACGGTGGTCTCGGACTGACCCAGGTTGCCTACAACGAAGCTCTCCGGCTGGCCACCAGCGCTCACCCGTCCCTGGGCGCGCTACTCTCCGCCCACCAGTCGATCGGTGTGCCCGAACCGGTCAAGGCGTTCGGCACCGAAGAGCAGAAACAGGAGTACTTGCCCCGCTGCGCCCGGGGGGCCATCAGCGCGTTCCTACTCACCGAGCCCGACGTCGGCTCAGATCCCGCCCGGCTAGCCACCACCGCCACACCGATCGAGGACGGCAACGCCTACGAACTCGACGGCGTCAAACTCTGGACCACCAACGGCGTGGTTGCCGAGCTTCTGGTCGTCATGGCCCGGGCGCCGGAACGGGAGGGCGAACGGGGAGGTATCACCGCGTTCATCGTGGAGGCCGACTCTCCAGGAATCACGGTGGAGAACCGGAACGCCTTTATGGGGTTGCGTGGGATCGAGAACGGTGTCACCCGCTTCGACCGGGTCAGGGTACCGGCGCAGAATCGCCTCGGCCCCGAGGGCGGCGGCTTGAAGATCGCGCTGACCACCCTCAACACCGGCCGGCTGGCCATCCCGGCCACCTGCTCCGCGGCTACCAAATGGTGCGCGAAGATCGCGCGCGAATGGTCGGCGGCACGGGTCCAGTGGGGAAAGCCGGTCGGCAGGCACGCCGCCGTCGCACACAAGATCTCCTACATCACCGCCACCGCGTTCGCACAGGAGGCCATACTCGAGCTGTCAGCGCACATGGCCGACGAGAACCGGCACGACATCCGGATCGAGGCAGCGCTGGCCAAGTTGTGGTGCAGTGAGACCGCATGGAAGGTGGCGGACGAGCTCGTCCAGATCAGGGGCGGACGGGGTTACGAGACGGCGGACTCCTTGCAAGCGCGCGGCGAGCGGGCGGTCCCGGCCGAACAGGTCCTGCGTGATCTGCGGATCAACCGCATCTTCGAAGGCTCCACCGAGATCATGCATCTGCTGATCGCACGCGAAGCCGTCGATGCGCATTTGCAGGCAGCCGGTGACATCATCGATCCCGACGTCGCCCTTGCCGGCAAGGCCAAGGCCGCGGCGAGCGCAACGGGCTTCTATGCGAAGTGGCTCCCCAAACTCGCCACCGGCACTGGACAACTACCGAACGCTTACAGCGAGTTCGGCACGCTGGCCACCCATCTGCGCTACATCGAACGGGCCTCACGCAAGCTCGCCCGGCAGACGTTTTACGGGATGGCTCGCTGGCAAGGCAAGCTGGAGAAGAAACAGGGATTCCTGGCACGGGTCGTCGATATCGGCGCTGAACTGTTCGCAATGGCAGCGGTCTGTGTGCGGGCGAACATCATGCGCTCCAACCCGGAGGGCCTGGCTCTCAGTGTCGCGGCAACCGGCTCCGACGGCCCAGGGAACGGTGGTGCGAGTCCCGCGGAGACAGCGGAAGAGCTGGCCGATGTGTTCTGCCGGCAGGCCCGGCTGCGGACCGAAGGGCTATTCCGCGCGCTGTGGCACAACACCGACTCCGCCGACGAGTCTCTGGCCAAGGCCGTGCTGCAAGGCCAGTACACCTGGTTCGAAGCCGGGGTGCTCGACGTCAGCGAAGGAACCGGACCGTGGATCGCCGATCCCGATCCGATCCCGAAGGAGAACGTCGCCCGCCGTATGCTTCCGTCGACACGCTCACCTGGGTAG
- a CDS encoding NADPH-dependent FMN reductase, with protein sequence MSDTRLRVVIIIGSARTGQGLADWFAAHANRRGDIDVDVIDLTDAWLPEAVPELISKDRTRRPRAVQDLAPWLAAADGFVVVTAEHNASFPALLKNTIDWFDAEWAAKPVGFVSYGGASRGLHAVDHLHRVFTAVGAVGIGQSVSLGDEAERVCSGQPDAEHGAAATTMLDQLVCWAAMLREHRNVSPMPASRPSDSA encoded by the coding sequence ATGTCAGACACGCGACTACGTGTCGTGATCATCATCGGCAGTGCCAGAACCGGGCAGGGATTGGCCGACTGGTTCGCCGCCCACGCCAACCGGCGCGGCGACATCGACGTGGACGTGATCGACCTGACCGACGCCTGGCTTCCCGAGGCCGTGCCGGAGCTGATCTCCAAAGACCGGACACGGCGCCCCCGGGCGGTGCAGGACCTCGCGCCGTGGCTGGCGGCGGCCGACGGCTTCGTTGTCGTGACCGCGGAGCACAACGCCAGCTTCCCGGCCTTGCTCAAGAACACCATCGACTGGTTCGACGCGGAGTGGGCGGCCAAGCCGGTGGGCTTCGTGTCGTACGGCGGCGCCTCCCGTGGGCTGCACGCCGTGGACCACCTTCACCGGGTATTCACCGCGGTGGGTGCGGTCGGCATCGGCCAATCAGTCAGCCTCGGCGACGAAGCCGAACGCGTCTGTAGCGGCCAGCCCGACGCCGAACACGGCGCTGCCGCCACCACCATGCTCGACCAGCTGGTCTGCTGGGCGGCGATGCTCCGCGAACATCGCAACGTATCCCCGATGCCTGCCTCACGCCCATCCGACTCGGCCTGA
- a CDS encoding BTAD domain-containing putative transcriptional regulator, with translation MRFGMLGSLAVWSAEGQPVTVPELKTRALLADLLVHADQVVSSERLIDDVWGDQLPHNPANALQGKVSQLRRALESAEAGGRDLVVSRAPGYVLRIPDDGLDAQQFQRLLTLAQRTDVPRAKAALLADALALWRGPVLADFADAGFVRSASVGLEEQRLMAIEEQAAARLELGEHRLLVGELSDLVDRYPLRERLRALHMRALYRSGRQNDALASYGDLRERLRDELGLDPSAPVAALHQAILRQDASLTVPVAPAVTVRPSLPTPVTELVGRAEAAAEVASLLKTNRFVTLTGPGGVGKTRLALEVATRAAETLADGVYLVELAAAERPGAPGTDSLAECEATVAEMVLTAMGIRDDPRASNPGSPGSTSVTERLAGVFADRQVLLILDNCEHVIDAVAGLAEVLLTSAAELRIVATSQEPLRASGEVVWLVPPLELPDPAAGTDPAVLRRSPAVDLFVARAAAAAPGFVLDAGNADAVATICRRLDGIPLGLELAAARVSALGVHELAARLDDRLQLLTAGRRHAPPRQRTLRAMIDWSWELLTDDERTVLRRLAVQPGGSTLPAAEAICGDDRVAAGSVPDVLARLVDRSLVTVAHGPRGERRFRLLETVQAYCVQRLEEAGELPATRRRQLRFYTELAERAEPHLYGVAQRQWLERLDAETANLRAALDGAAQLPDSTLGLRLSNALTWYWVLRGRLGELGRSLGTALAVPGSAPATVRSRAVVWRAALAFGTGAEPDWAGMSDEVLSALEDLDDPLDRARAEWALGYCLLSVGSSAGGIGSGLLEQSLTTFRATGDRWGMAAALVVRGSYRLRQGAVSSVARDGEQAMAWFEELGDQWGVAMAASLLGERAILTGDFDEAARLYRTSLRISEELGLWADACFVLCGLGQIAWLTGDNVAAKEFFERARRLAGDHFIKVAMELAEVGLGGVARRDGELDTAEVRLRGWLDWNRGIQAHDRVAHIQTELGFVAVQRGDVEAALGLFGEGLDAARRVGDPWLQTRALEGMAGAYMLAGQHDDAARRLEAAAGIRSAAHVPVAPAEQAELERLNARVGAARRR, from the coding sequence ATGCGCTTCGGGATGCTCGGCTCGTTGGCGGTGTGGTCCGCCGAGGGGCAACCGGTGACGGTGCCTGAGCTGAAGACGCGGGCGCTGCTGGCCGACCTGCTGGTCCATGCGGACCAGGTGGTCTCGTCGGAGCGGCTGATCGATGACGTGTGGGGTGACCAGCTGCCCCACAATCCGGCGAACGCACTACAGGGAAAGGTGTCGCAGCTGCGGCGCGCCCTGGAATCCGCTGAAGCCGGCGGGCGAGACCTGGTGGTTTCCCGAGCTCCCGGCTATGTGTTGCGGATCCCCGACGACGGCCTCGATGCGCAGCAGTTCCAGCGCCTGTTGACGTTGGCCCAGCGCACCGACGTCCCCCGCGCCAAAGCAGCTCTGCTGGCCGATGCGCTCGCCCTGTGGCGTGGGCCCGTGCTGGCCGACTTCGCCGACGCCGGTTTTGTGCGCTCTGCCTCCGTCGGGCTGGAAGAACAGCGGTTGATGGCGATCGAGGAGCAGGCGGCGGCCCGGCTCGAGTTGGGCGAACATCGCCTGCTGGTGGGTGAGCTGAGCGATCTGGTTGACCGTTACCCGCTGCGTGAGCGGTTGCGTGCGTTGCACATGCGTGCTTTGTATCGCTCCGGCCGGCAGAACGACGCCCTGGCCAGCTATGGCGATCTACGTGAGCGGTTGCGCGACGAACTCGGCCTTGATCCGAGCGCGCCGGTCGCCGCATTACATCAGGCGATCCTGCGGCAGGATGCGTCGCTGACCGTCCCGGTGGCGCCTGCGGTTACCGTCCGCCCCAGCCTGCCCACGCCGGTGACCGAGCTGGTCGGCCGCGCCGAGGCGGCTGCTGAGGTGGCGTCTTTACTGAAGACGAACCGTTTCGTCACGCTGACGGGGCCGGGTGGCGTGGGCAAGACCCGCCTCGCGCTGGAGGTGGCCACCCGAGCCGCGGAGACGTTGGCCGACGGCGTATATCTGGTGGAGCTGGCCGCGGCCGAGCGTCCGGGCGCACCAGGCACGGATTCCCTTGCCGAGTGCGAGGCAACCGTGGCGGAGATGGTCTTGACCGCGATGGGAATCCGCGATGATCCCAGAGCGAGCAATCCGGGCTCGCCCGGTTCCACCAGTGTGACCGAACGACTTGCCGGTGTGTTCGCCGATCGGCAGGTTCTGCTGATTCTGGACAACTGTGAGCACGTGATCGACGCCGTGGCCGGACTGGCCGAGGTGCTGCTCACCTCCGCGGCAGAGCTTCGTATCGTCGCCACCAGCCAGGAACCCCTCCGGGCATCCGGTGAGGTGGTATGGCTGGTTCCGCCGCTCGAACTGCCGGACCCAGCGGCCGGCACCGATCCGGCGGTGCTGCGTCGGTCTCCGGCGGTGGACCTCTTTGTGGCGCGTGCCGCGGCCGCGGCACCAGGCTTCGTCCTCGACGCCGGCAACGCCGATGCGGTAGCGACCATTTGCCGCCGGCTGGACGGAATCCCGCTGGGTTTGGAGCTGGCCGCGGCACGAGTGTCCGCGCTGGGTGTGCACGAGCTCGCGGCCCGGCTGGACGACCGCTTGCAGTTGCTGACCGCCGGGCGCCGGCATGCGCCGCCGCGGCAGCGGACGCTTCGGGCCATGATCGACTGGAGCTGGGAGTTGCTGACCGACGACGAACGCACCGTCTTGCGCCGGCTCGCTGTTCAGCCGGGCGGGAGTACGTTGCCGGCGGCTGAAGCGATCTGCGGTGATGATCGCGTGGCCGCTGGCAGCGTTCCCGATGTGCTGGCGCGGCTGGTGGACCGGTCGCTGGTCACGGTGGCTCACGGCCCCCGCGGGGAGCGCCGATTCAGGTTGCTCGAAACAGTCCAGGCCTATTGTGTGCAGCGGCTGGAGGAAGCTGGTGAGCTACCGGCTACCCGCCGCCGGCAGCTGCGCTTCTATACCGAACTGGCCGAGCGTGCCGAGCCGCACCTGTATGGAGTGGCGCAGCGGCAGTGGCTGGAACGTCTCGACGCCGAGACCGCCAACTTGCGTGCCGCGCTCGACGGAGCGGCTCAGCTGCCGGACTCGACGCTCGGTTTGCGCTTGAGTAACGCGCTGACCTGGTACTGGGTGTTGCGTGGCCGACTGGGAGAGCTTGGCCGGTCGCTGGGGACGGCGTTGGCCGTTCCGGGGTCTGCACCAGCCACCGTCCGGTCTCGTGCCGTCGTGTGGCGGGCCGCGTTGGCCTTCGGTACCGGTGCGGAGCCGGACTGGGCCGGTATGAGTGATGAGGTTCTTTCGGCTCTCGAAGACCTCGATGATCCACTCGATCGAGCACGCGCCGAGTGGGCCCTTGGCTACTGCCTGCTGAGCGTCGGAAGTAGTGCCGGAGGTATCGGCTCCGGCCTGCTCGAGCAGTCGTTGACGACGTTCCGGGCCACGGGTGACCGGTGGGGTATGGCAGCGGCGCTCGTCGTGCGCGGCAGCTATCGTCTGCGCCAGGGTGCGGTCTCCTCGGTTGCCCGGGACGGCGAGCAGGCCATGGCGTGGTTCGAAGAGCTGGGTGATCAATGGGGTGTCGCGATGGCCGCCAGCCTTCTCGGCGAACGCGCGATCCTGACTGGTGATTTCGATGAGGCCGCCCGGCTGTACCGAACGTCGCTGCGCATCTCCGAAGAACTCGGGCTGTGGGCAGATGCGTGTTTCGTGCTCTGTGGCCTCGGCCAGATCGCGTGGCTGACCGGCGATAACGTGGCGGCCAAGGAATTCTTCGAGCGTGCCCGGCGGCTCGCCGGCGACCATTTCATCAAGGTGGCGATGGAGCTCGCGGAGGTTGGCCTCGGGGGTGTCGCCCGGCGTGATGGGGAGCTCGACACCGCGGAGGTTCGGTTGCGGGGCTGGCTCGACTGGAATCGCGGGATCCAAGCGCACGATCGAGTCGCCCACATTCAGACCGAACTCGGGTTCGTCGCGGTCCAGCGTGGCGACGTCGAAGCGGCGCTGGGGCTGTTCGGAGAGGGGCTGGATGCGGCCAGGCGCGTGGGTGACCCCTGGCTGCAAACACGCGCGCTGGAAGGGATGGCCGGCGCGTACATGCTGGCCGGGCAGCACGACGACGCCGCCCGCCGGCTCGAGGCCGCCGCCGGGATCCGTTCCGCGGCGCACGTTCCCGTGGCCCCGGCAGAGCAGGCCGAACTCGAGCGCCTGAACGCGCGGGTGGGAGCGGCACGTAGGCGCTGA
- a CDS encoding DUF2867 domain-containing protein yields the protein MKLPETAYTAQPWRIHELAPDFAIEDVWALPPQGDAGELPRLVSAIFGNNFPEGAPLVVRFLWNARWKIGKLFGWDEASHGLGASAPSLRDRLPDELRGISTEPEIDIQPFSTVYYLDDEFAAEMANRTVHTVMHLGWIPDGKGAYHGQMTVLVKPNGRLGSIYLAGIAPLRRFLVYPALLRRIDRQWHKQASS from the coding sequence ATGAAACTCCCGGAGACCGCGTACACCGCCCAGCCCTGGCGGATTCATGAACTCGCCCCCGATTTCGCCATCGAGGACGTATGGGCCCTACCACCACAGGGGGATGCCGGCGAACTCCCTCGCCTTGTCTCGGCGATCTTCGGCAACAACTTCCCCGAAGGGGCTCCGTTGGTCGTGAGATTCCTCTGGAACGCCCGCTGGAAGATCGGCAAACTGTTCGGCTGGGACGAGGCATCACACGGACTCGGCGCCAGCGCGCCGTCACTGCGGGATCGGTTGCCCGACGAGCTGCGCGGCATATCCACCGAGCCAGAGATCGACATCCAGCCGTTCTCCACCGTCTACTATCTCGACGACGAATTCGCCGCCGAGATGGCCAACCGGACCGTGCACACCGTGATGCACCTGGGCTGGATCCCGGACGGGAAGGGCGCCTACCACGGCCAGATGACCGTCCTGGTCAAGCCGAACGGACGGCTCGGCTCGATCTACCTGGCCGGGATCGCCCCGTTGCGCCGGTTCTTGGTCTACCCGGCACTGCTCCGCCGCATCGACCGGCAGTGGCACAAACAGGCTAGCTCGTAG